The window atacggtagtggatgtagtatgttggtgtcgcggaacagaaaacaatgtttgttGTATGTGTGGACGgagaaatacaaatattcttggcacactttacGCAGGATTTTGATACCTGTTATACAAATGCAGAAATTGTTGGAATACTGTGTTTAAAGAGTTTGTAATGTGATTTGTAGAAGTGGGGTAAGCTGGAATACGTGAACGATAATACATGTCTTATTATAAATTGCTATAAGAGATATATGTATGCATTCTGGTGATGTCTACAGGGCACTAGTAAGTAAAGACTATATTCTGTAGTATTGCGTGGTATCACTCTGCCTTGCCCACTTTCTTACTAGTATTAACCAAAAGCAGTTCAAGTACTGTTTGATTAGGCTTGCAGATAAGAGGTGGCAAATGGTACGTGCACTAGAGACGGTTTTACTTATAGAAAGTTTAGATTTTAGCTGCATAAGCAGCTGTGAGGCACTGAATTTGCCAAAAAaccaatcattttgaaaattttattagaactaAGAATAATGTGACCATATCTGATGTTTTTGATTCATAAACAGTTTTAATACAAAGTAATTGCATTGTCTCATTTACTAGTTTTGTTAAACCATCAACATTCCTTTTAGGCTAAACACAGTCATAGTCTCCTGAGATAACTGCAGCGCTATTAACATATTATTGCCTTATCCCAAACATCTTCATTTCGGCAattgtgttacaggtttcaaaatctTGCATAAACTATGcctagaatatttgtatttatccttccacacttatgacaaacattgttttctattcCGTGATACCAActtactacatccaccatcatatgttttagtttatgaactttctgttactacaaccttcaattcactatcccaactcctctgcaatactattagattaccaacttttaaaacactcatgttcaactcactcaataattcctgatttttgACTTTTCTTATTTGTTTTGGCGTGTAACGAAatacattttgttgatgattactaaagccaataaaaagttgGCCAATATACCACACTTGACATCTGCATTGCTGTGTAAGACCAGTAAGATTGCAGATTCAGATGTCAATAAGGGAGCTCATCTTTCAATCATACTATCAGGTGAACAAGTTATTAAATTTCTAGCCAGCGCCCGTGGTAAATACCGAGTTTGATAGCTGCTACAGCCAAGTTTAAAATGCTCTGatctattataaaaataaatagtgAAATGCTTTGTTAAAATGGCATTAGAGTCAACATATAGGTTAGATACGTGGAGATATGGCACTAGCAAAATTAATCTCTGATCTGAAGGCTGCTTATAACTAACTATCCTGTTTGGGAAGGCAAAAGTAAGACAAGTCACTGAAAATATGAGCTTACAATTAGAGGCCAGCGTCTTTCATTAGCGCGTCATTTTATTGCAGGTGCTCTTATAGTAGCATCTGACCGCTGGACTACTTGCTTGGCCAACTGACTTCCGATGATGACTATCATCTGATCTGAATAAACTCTCAATATTCTTGATTCAGGTAAGAAATGCTGTCTAAATGAAGTCCACATAGCTTTGGGACGCTAAGCTCTGTTATATTAAAACATGGCTACACGTTTGCACGCTAGCTCTGCTGCTGTATCTCTATCTCATCTGCTTCAATGCTGCTATGGTATATTTACTATTTTATCTCTACTGTGTTCGTAAAGAACTTTTAAGCGCCTGGTTGTGCTAGCAGTCAGATCATATCACAAATTAAAAGCACGATTAtacacaaaagaaaaaaatgaaacctTAGAATGTTACATACAAAACATTCTTTGGGATCTGATTTTGTGCCtaattgattttaaatatattgGTGCACATGAAAGATTTTATGTAGTTATTGGGGATATATGTCCTTGCACAGACCTATAACATCATTACTTGTGTGTGATAGGTAAAAAGGAAGTTGGAATATATTATCAGAACATTCTAGCAAAGCATTGACAGGCGAGAAGGGATTTTGTTGAAAGATCTGCGTTTAGCGATATGGCTTATTAATACTATTGGTCATTGTCTCTCGTTGTTATTTTCTGGGGTACAGCTTCATTTTCTGTATACGTTTTTCTCCGTGTTGCCACCTTTGGCTTTAGTCTCAGTATTGTGGAAATATTCACTCATAATGAATCCTCTTTTGCTCACTTGATTCTGTCCAATCAGTGGCCAAAGTACAGATACTAAATTTCAAAGAGCAGCGGGTACATTACCAAGTGGCTAGTATCAGTTGGTAATGTAATTTTAGTCAGGCTGGGACAATTAACAGACACTCTTTCAAAGTCTATTAGCCTTAGAGACACGTACATGCACACCCATATTGCAGAGCTTTCTGAGTAGGCATTTAGGCCAGTGTAGTAATTTGTTACTTTTGATTGATGGCAGCACAGACGCAGAGCTAGTTCATtcttagttttaaaaatttattacacCTAATCGATTGGGAGCTGCCAATAAAACTTTTCAGCTGTGGTTAAAAAAAACGAAATGACAAGCAGTGGCAGAGCCATGATCTTGACTGTCTTCAGGGAACACGTGCCATCACAACCATTATAAAGGGCAGCAGGTTAACTGTAATTACAGGGTCGAAAGATACAGATAAGATTCTGTGCCTTGAACTTCACTGAGGATGCCCATCATTGCTATTGAATATAGAACACTGATGCAGCATTTCTTGTCAAACTGAGCCCTACATCGGTGCATGTGTAGATGAGAAGGGGCTTGTCTTGGCTAAATTACAGTTGTTAGAAACCAAAGCAAGTATATTTAGCCTGACTAAACCATGCATTAGCACTAAAAAAGTAAGCTCCTCTTCCAATCATTAGGAGACTGAAATCTGCTAACAAGTGTAGTAGCTATTAAACAAAAAGATGGTGCAGCCTGGTGATAAAGGATTGGAGCTAAATGGTGGTCTAGaagtaagacaactccaaaaggTTGTACTTTGGCTATTGGCCCATCAACCCAATCACAAAACATGACACCTGCCTTTTGCAAAGGATAGATGACAGACTGGATGCACTGCTGGGAGTGTCTGGTTCAGCACTTGATATTCTTTGGGGCTAACAGCAAGCTTTCCATAACCAAAACCTAAACCAAAAACGACACTGTTCTCACTAAAGGAGGATTCTTGTAAGGGACGGTGCACCCACTAAGCTCGAGTTTTAACCTTTGAACATTTCATGGCAAGGTTTTTCTGTAGACTATATTGGAGTTATCCGATAATACATCTATATGACATAGACTTCCAAGGAATTTTACCAATCACTGTTCTCACTCCCGTTCTCGCATTCTCTTATAATAAATTCTTCTATTGTGTTTGTTTAGTTGAATATTGTTGTAAAAATTGGCTTTTGGTAgcttaaaacaaaaatacaaacaggAAAGTTGGTTGCTGAGGCCTTGTTTCTACAAATGATTATAACTGGTCATGCGGTAGGCTGTAAGCTGACCTGCTGTATAAATAGTTCCTGCCAGTCattttcatgcaatcgtgtacTTTTAGTCGGTGTTTCCTCTGTATACTGAAGACTGCTGCTAAGTTAACCAATCTACTGATGGTTGGTTAATATGGTCAGTTATTAAGTTGTGTCGAGTGTACTGGTTGGTTAATATTATCAGTTGTCAAGTTGTGTTGAGTGTAATGATTGGTTAACATTTTCAGCTGTCAAGTTGTTGCAAGTGTACTGGTTAGTTAACATTGTCAGGTATTTAGCCGAGTCAAGTTGTTTACCACATGAAGTAATAAAACTTGTTTGCATATGTTCATGGGGCTCTGGCAGAATTATGTGTCTTCCTGACATTCTATGTCCAATTTGTCAGACCATCAGGGTACAATCCTCTGTTGCCATCATATCAACTTGACCACTTTGAAGTCTGATAGCTATATAGCTACGATCAGCGCATTGTTAAAAGATTagcaaatacattgtattcTGGCTACTTGATAGAACTGCAAATATTGGCACCAGCTTTGAGGTTTGTTATAGCatgaataattaattttatattgtataaagCCAAAGAACCTTTTGACTGCGCGAGCTTTTGTAATATGTCCTGGCTGTCTTATGACATGCAAAATcctaatataatatttattctaGTTGCCATAAACACACCTTCCAGATTCTCTCAATGAGTGCAAAATGTGCTTTGAGCTGAGCTTTAAATTTCTGAGAATTCTCACAAATTGCTTGCGTCTTGAGCATGTGGAAAGACATACAAGCATCTGTCAAAATCTTAGCTGTGCGATTGTATGAGCACACTTGCTGACCGACTGGGCATTTCCTTGGCTAGTTCACATTGTATCGCcgtatgttggagttgtcctttcggcgttcatcgtcaaCTATGCTCACCGTAACTGATAGTATCGATGAAGCGATGTTGATacatcaggaaagtttgcagctgtcaaactttccctatatttcacatttacattgtGCACCATTTTGGCGATGGTAATTTGCTGACGAGCCCGTGATTTATTTCCGTCTATGGTGGTTACTATGAGACTAGTATTTGTTTCGAGCACAcgaaaacaaaaatgttctttcgcgaaaaattaaaaagataaatgggAACAATCTCATGGAGTATTTAAAAATGCAACCGTGGATGGGTTTGTGGTATTGTGAACGTTGTTATTAttgacgatcaccgaagtattgtggcagcAACGCTGacatatggcgatatagtgtgaaccagcctgtGACGCCTTGTATTGCAAGACCTATGTGCGTGCACAAGTGCGATTCTATTGGTCCATGCAGCCGTTTATAATGCACAAATATAGTGCATCACACAGTTGTTTGATTTCCAAACGGAAATTTAATCACAATAGAATGAGAGCATCACTGCTGCTTTCTTGTGATGGCATTGCAGTGCCATATTCTATGCTGTATGAAAACTTAGTATACATTAGTAATGGTAACTGTTATAATTGGCATTGCTTAAGATCGTTTCAAGTACTTGTAACAAACATTAAGTTTATTCTTGCCTTGGGTGGTCTTGGCGCTGACCAATGGCTTCTCTCGCCTCGATCTTCTGAGTTAAAGGAAAGGCACAGCCAGTTGGTCTAACAGGAACTCCAGGTGTCAGAGCTAGCTGCTGATAAAACCTGCCATGCAGGAGTATCTAACTCCATCCTTGAAACAGTAATGCCAACACAATAATAATACGAAGTTTTTGCATGTGGGGAACTCTATGgtgtagcataaaaatattcaaCTGCCCATGTTCCTTGTAACAAAGAAAGTTTATATTAAacattacattattttatagaaaataaaattatgatatAAAAAGAATTGTGGCATAGGTTTGACATCAACTGCTAGAGTTCCCAATAACTTGGAATAACTAGAGAAATTACTAAAAATGTCTGTAATTTAAACTAACATAAACCAAAATTAACACAATGAGAGTGTGCTAAGACCAGTAACTGTTTCTtatgtttaaaaagaaaaataaatgatttttttaagAGAGGTAGATGGGAGGTACATGTAGATTAGACAAGATACAAGATTAGACACGGTAACCTAGATCAGACATTACAACTAGGTAGATAGCTACTTTATGTTAGATAACTAGAGTACGTATCAGCCGAAACACGTCATAAAATGAGTTCTTTGAGATGAGTGCTACCACAGCCTTTTGTTGCCTACTGATTGATCATTCCAATCTATAGTAAACAATTGGAGAATTGAATAGAACTATCAGAATGCGTCAAACTGCAGATGATTTAGGAATGAAATTTCAAACTGAATCCGAGCTAAACTATTTGATGCGCATTCTTGAGACATGAAACCTATGCGGCTGTTGAAGATTTGACAATTCTACCCGTGCTCTACATAAAATACACTGTACAGTAAACAGGTGTGTAACCGACGAATAATGATCGCTAAACCGCTTCTGtaataagtacatgtagtaCATGTTTAAAGTTAGAGCTCAAGAAGTTTCATTACTGTTAGAAAAGTGACACGTTCATCACTCCATCAACCACTCGTTTCTATGTCGACTTATATCGTAAATTGTGTTTGTTTTTGGATGAGAGATACTGCGAATTGTTCAGTAGGCTATATGTACACGCCTGATTAGGGTTGAGAGTCTTGCAAATACAGAAGATGCTCCAACAAAGTAAATAATCCGTTACAAGAACGGTTAGGTTATAGGGTTTTActttataaaaacaataaaatgcttGTAAATTGCCTCCGTTCCAAGATCATTCCTAACTCATTCCTTTGTTTTTATCCAAATAGAAAAAGCTAGGGCGTAGGATCTGGTAGAGTTCATATTTTCGAGTTATTTCAGGCCCAGACTTCCAAAAAGTTAAAATACTCTTTAGAAACGTCATAccgtagacactcctacaacataaataatccatgCCAGGAATGTCTACGTtgtagggattttatgttataggaactttaaaatacatttaaactgcctaatctgttccaagatctttcctaACTCATTCCTTCCTTATCCACAAGGAAAAAAACTAAAcctaactttttatttattggcTGTATCATAagtgcagtattattggtttgtatcgacagcgtttctcctttttcttatcaatcttttttttatacaaacggtaatatacatgtaaattgcctccATTCCAAGATCATTCCTAAACTCCTAAAGGCCCttcaaatagaaaaataactaaacttaactttttgATCAGATGGCTGTACTGCAACTGAAGTATTACTGGTTTGCTTTGACAATCTTTCTCTTTTTTATCACGTTCACTTGGTTTAGGATGCATGTTTATGGTAGTTCTACGTTGAGTTAAGGAGAGTACACACATTCAATGTCAATATAAATCGATGTTTTCTGTATCTTTCTAAACATCAGTCTATTCTGAAAAGAAACTTGAATTTCACTAGATGCTTAGTTGCTGCAAGTTCTAAACCTACTGTTACAGCTTATACAATATTAACTTTTATGCTAATAACACTGGAGCGTTAACCAGCTAAAGTTTAAAACCGCCCtggataaaattaatattttacaattacaaattttacaaatttattaaatattttacttgttttaatattttagtattcaGCATTGAGACATCATCATTATAAAAGGTCACACTATTAGTTTCAAACAAATCTCTATATTTAAATACTAATGTTTGTCCGTCTTTACCTTTTTCTGTCTAGCTATAGCGATTAGGTTTTAAGAATGATATACCTGCTGTgagctggatttgaactcacaaccccCAGTTCCGCGAACatgcatttatccaatacactatgCTGTCTAACTGGCtataccatggaataaattTGGCACATGGAATACATGCCAATCTTTTATGGCTTCAtgttaaacactgcagctagcgttaTGCGCAAAGCCATACCAGAAAAAATGCATGCTCATAAGTGAAGAAACATGCGTAAACTCGTATAGCCAACAAAACTATTGAAATCAttatagatctgtagtaggcaatgcAGCCGGTATGGTaggaattacacagaaataaacacagtaagcATAAATAGCACagtacacataaataaacaaacacctttatttaaaagttagaatgataaatgttgatgttgtatatgttgatcaaaagtaaattttctgtacaaaaacctttttattacccgtgcaacgccgggtagcctgtcttgacaaactgttgctTTTGCGGAATTGTCCACCGTTGAgcggagcgagcaaaacaacagcttgtcacaagacgcactgcatctgttgcatcagctgcactgaaagggagttgttctcttccgtctatgcggtttggctgcgatgttatgtcatttgctccattggtaatcattacagatttcacgcaaaaatttatgtaaaaaattgagatataaacatttaaccagagaccagtccctgcggtaaactttagtagaacttgaggaTAAAATAAGTTTACAATAAAATCAGTAAGAACAAAtgaaactgactgatacaaaaatacaaacacaactgactgagcgcacaaataacaacatgtttagttgctgttgttgcttaaattctcaagttctactagaGCTTACTGCAGAAACAGGtgtctggttaaacgttgtgttcttatttttttctacataactTTTTgtgcgaaatccgttatgattaccaacgGAGCGAatgacataacatcgcagctaaaccgcatagacggaagagaacaactctctttcagtgcagctgatgcatcaggtgcagtgcgtcttgtgacaagctgttgttttgttCGTCCCGCTCGCCGGGGGACAACTCcccaaaacaacagtttgtcaagacaggctaaacgCTGGGCACCCAGCTAGCATTTTATATAATTGCATGAAGAAATTGACatgctcatatatacatgtgatactATGCATCAAAACCTGTCTTGTTATGTTTTAGCTACAGAAAAATGGGTAACAGTCGAAGCTCTCACAATTTCTCTTCCTCTCGCAGTGCCTCTCTGAGTGATCTTCCTTACAAACTAGCTTCAACAAGCTATAATTCCAAAAAAAGCATGTTGCCCGGTTTGAACGCTTCTTCCCAGCCACGAGAAAATAAGCTATCAACTCGTTCATCAAGTGTAAGCTCCTTAAATGATAAAACTAAGCTAGACTCATCTAGCGTTACTGAAAAACCTGCGGCTGTAAAAAGAACATCAACCATTGCGGTGACAAGACAGCGACCACCATCTAGTCAACCCACGCCCCGACAATATCCTGACTCTAAACCTTTGGGGCCTCGGCAATTCAATAATGACTATTTGCAGTCGGACGTTAAGAAGCTTTTTAAATCTACTGACAAAAGATATTCTCAAGCACTGATACAGAATGCAGATGATGCAGATGACACGCTTGAAGGTTTAGATGCAAAGTTGGCAATCCTTAAAAAGCAGCGGTCCCAAGAAGATGTTGTTGATGCTGTTCAAGTTAAGAAAAGCAGAAAATCTAAAAAAGCTCCATTACTACCACTTCAAGTCACTAACCCAGATCCAAAGAATAAAATCTCTAGCAGCGAGAATGGAGCAGATGCTAATCATAATACAGGCAGCGAGaacttcaacaacaataaaaacagTAGTAGTCCAAAAAAGGGTTCgatgaatgaaataaaaaaacctGCGGGAATGGCAAGAAAAAGGTCAGCTGCTCCAGCTCCTCCAAAATCAACTTTGAAGTCAGCAGTATCTCCACCAACAAAATCACCAAGCAACGCAAATGGCAACTTTGAACATCCAAACGATTTCCCAAATGGGATACGAGCAAGCCAACCAGTTTCTATCACTGTGGAAGAAACTGTAGAAAAAAACGACAAAGAGAAAACGGTTAGAGAAACCCCTTTGAGCAGTGATCCTGGAAAACAGTCAGACCCGCTCTCAGATGAGTTTACTGCGGTAGAGAATGCACTAACTCACAAACAAGAAGTATCACCCAGTCTTTTGATAGTAACCATAAAAGATGAAACTACTACCCAAAGTTTTCCTAATAATACAGAAAGTATAGAACCAAGTGTACAAAAGACGATAATAGAGCGTGAAATGTTCAGCTCAACAAAGGTCAGCAGCAACAGAAAGCAGAGCCGAGCTCCTCCAGCTCCAACTACAACTTTGTCAGAATTGGGCAGCCATAAAGCAACCAAAAACTCGGACCAAGTTCTAGGAATCCGTCTGGCAGATGAGGATACGTTCACAAAAGCTCTGATAGCAGAAAGTACTACAGCAGTAGAAATAAAAACAGAAGATGGTGGCATCTCACCTGTTGACATTGCAGTCCAGTGTGACCAATCATTGTTAGCTGAAGAACAACAGAACGGCGATCAAACAGGAAACATTCAAAAGCCTTCAATTAAGGAGAATGCTAAGAAAGATTGTGCAGCAAAATCAGATGAATCTTTGCCAGATAACAGTACAACTAGCGATGAAATTAAGACGATTTGCATAACAAAACCCATAGAAATTGCTAAAGGCAAAACTGATGATGCTTTACCACCACTTACAGACAAGGAACAGGAAACTACGGACCTGTTGGAAGCAGAACGTGTTTACTCACATTCCACTGTTGATGATAAATGGGGTGATAAGGAAAAACTAGTGGATGAAACTGCACCACTTCCAGAAGTTGTACAGCCAAAAGTTGAAAATAATACACAAAATGGTGCTGATATAACTCAACAAAGTGTTGACAGTGCAGAAACTGAACAGGATACCATCATTAATGTTAAAACCGATGCTGAAGAGATGCTGGTAGATACCGTTCACCACAGCACAACTGATGTTGAAATAACTGACCAACCCAACTGCCCAACACCTCAGTCCTACCTAAATGAGCAAAAGAGAACGACTGAAGCAGACGTCTCTAATGAAATACTAAAAACTGACCGTTCACTTCTCACAAAGCAGCCAACAGAAGCTTCTGATGGTGTAAACATTCCTAAATTACAAAGCAAAGTTGAGGCAACGACAGTTGAGGTCTCAAAGCATCTGCCAAGTCCTACTAGCATAGATTGCCATGAGTTCAACCTAATACCAGCTGTACCATCTCAAGACCCTGTACCAGATACCCATGAGAGCAGTCCGAAACATGTAGAAAACTCTCCACACcttaaaacagaaaattttcACCTAAACTCATCTGCGCAATTGCAACATCTTGCACCAGACTCCCATGATCTCAGCCTCAAATCTTTTGAACAATCTCAAGATCTTGTAGGAGACCCTACTAAGAGTGCCTCACCGTCTGTGACTCTACACTCAAGTTCAAACATATTTGTTCCAGATGTAACAGATCACAGTAAAGAAACCAAGAAACATAAAAGCAAATACACTGGCATATTTCGTATTACTAAAACCATGAGAAGGTTTATGTCATCAGTTGGTAAGCCATCTAAGACCCACAATGAACCAGAAGATGTGCCTGTAGATGAAGAAGTGAAATTTTCGACTGATAATTGGGTGCTCGCAGATGGGAACAGGAAACCAACGCCGCGAAAAGAATACAAGCCAACATGGTGTGATGAAGATgcacaaaataaaattgatcTTCAAGAACAGCCCACCACAGAAGCCGATcaaaaaacaactgaaaaagCTGAATTGACTGTACAACCAATAGATACTGAGTTGCCTAAAAATAATGATCAGCCATACCCAAATGAAAACTGGACACTTGGCAACAAGGAGGCAGTTCATACTTCACCAGACGATCGGAAACCTGAACCAAATCAGCAACAAGAATTCTTACAAGtaataagctcagcaccagtaGTGCAACAAATGAATGAGTTCGGGAATTTACAAGAATGTGCTAAGGATACTAGAGTGGAGTTGAGCCACGCAGAACCAGATGTAAGGGTCAAGCAAATAGAATTTACCGAGACCAAATTGAGTCTTCTCGATGTGCCGAGTAGCATCAACAAGGATCAGTTAGTAAGTGACGAAGATGATCAACCCGAGGTTGTTAGAGATGACATAAAACCTGATTCAAATATTGATGGTGCTAACATGGAAACTCCTGGCAAAACAAAACTTGAGCCAAAATCTGACAATAATTCAGTGCTAAACCCAGATGAAACGGCGAAAGCTATTACAGAACAATTGCAACCTGGTGCACTCTCGCCAAGGAAAGAGGTAATAACTCTTTCGAAGGCTGAAGTCGGTATATATGCACAACCACGAAACATTGCTGATAAGTCCTCTATGGTAATAGAAAAGGCAGAAATGTACACATTTGAAGGAAATAAACCTGTACGGGTGGATGAACTTGCTACAACTGCTGAAACAGTGACATTACGCAGCAAGCATAAATCTTCCATCACAGACAGACAAGAAGCTGAGGATGCTAAACACAAAAATGCGGAAAGTACCCCACAGAGGTTAGTAGAGACTATGGGTCTTAACCTTTTTTCAGTTGACAATTTTCCCATTGATCGTGTATTACAGGCCACAGTATGTTACCGCATAAGCACATAGATGCTATGAAAAGTAAACAGTGTTTAGAAGCTAAATTTTGTGTGATAATAAGAagtaaaatgacatcactaatcGTATTCCGTTGCATGGGTTCATCTAAAGAGTAGTAGCATATGTGCACAACCAGTTCTATCCACAAAATGCTTACCTTCTCCAATGCCATTGCTTGCAGGTTGTCATTGCTTTACAGTCGcacatatatgtaaatacatttactGGCCGCTTACCAAAACTGATGACTGTAGATTCGGGTGCCTACCCAAAAAGTCGAGAACAATTATGCTACATAACCAATGCTTCCTAGAAAACACCTTGATAATATTGTTTTCTTACTGGAACTGCGCATTTGTGGGActgttagtattttatgttcATAATGTGTCATTAGACCCATTCACGAGGATTTACATTACTTGTGGCATTCGGTCATTGCAAGTATTCACTCATCGGTGTATCTTTTGAGAAACTTGAATAAGTCATGACAGATTGGTTAGAGTTAGTATTTGGAAAGTTAGTTAGTAAAGGTGCCACTAACTAGATGCAAACGAACAAATAAATTCAAAGGTGTTTCCATACAAGGCTGGATTGGTAATCATTCTGTCAGTTGCGAGCTGGTGATAACATGAAATGACGAAAGAGAGCCAGTCTAAGATTTAAGGTTAATACGCTAAATCTACCTCTGCATAACTGGTATTGCTTTTGTTACTAGCGATGTACAACAGATCAAAAGAAGCTCTTCATCTTTAGCATTTATGACACCCAAAGCCTATGGTTCCTCATCGTCGGTCTACCGGCCCGTGTCACAGATTATGTCTGCCGTCGCTCCAACATAGCGATACAAGGAAGCTTGCTATGCAACATGTTTGAATTGTAAGTCGAGTCAGGTAGGCAATTATTCTACCTTGTGTTGATCTTATCAGGTTTCATTTAAAGACATTGAATACGTCTGCACTCATTGAATTTCAGATCACAAGTCATTCTGCTAACCTAATAGAAAGTCATGCAACAATTCCTTCCTAACAGCCCTTTTAACAACAACATCTCTTTGAATGAAGTCACATCTGAAAAATGGCAACTAATCACAGACTATGACTAGCTTGGAAAACATTTAACAGGATTTtataaatacttttattttataatattttgaatTGTGTAGTTGTGCTCAAAACTGAGTACTTGAAACGATTTTGATATAATTCAAACATTAGCACTCTATGAAAGATTGCCGTCGTATGTCCTATACTAGAGCTTGCGTTATTTTCGCTGGTTGCGTATAGACTATTCAACTGCTAACAAAGTAAATTACTAGATGTAATCTGTATTTTAATATCTAAATGATTGGGTTAGCTTCACACTGCTTTGAGATTGTCCCTGGATTAAAGTTTTCATAGCAGTCCAAATACTTTATAAGATTGAAAGTGtgaataactcta of the Watersipora subatra chromosome 4, tzWatSuba1.1, whole genome shotgun sequence genome contains:
- the LOC137394205 gene encoding enolase-phosphatase E1-like gives rise to the protein MGNSRSSHNFSSSRSASLSDLPYKLASTSYNSKKSMLPGLNASSQPRENKLSTRSSSVSSLNDKTKLDSSSVTEKPAAVKRTSTIAVTRQRPPSSQPTPRQYPDSKPLGPRQFNNDYLQSDVKKLFKSTDKRYSQALIQNADDADDTLEGLDAKLAILKKQRSQEDVVDAVQVKKSRKSKKAPLLPLQVTNPDPKNKISSSENGADANHNTGSENFNNNKNSSSPKKGSMNEIKKPAGMARKRSAAPAPPKSTLKSAVSPPTKSPSNANGNFEHPNDFPNGIRASQPVSITVEETVEKNDKEKTVRETPLSSDPGKQSDPLSDEFTAVENALTHKQEVSPSLLIVTIKDETTTQSFPNNTESIEPSVQKTIIEREMFSSTKVSSNRKQSRAPPAPTTTLSELGSHKATKNSDQVLGIRLADEDTFTKALIAESTTAVEIKTEDGGISPVDIAVQCDQSLLAEEQQNGDQTGNIQKPSIKENAKKDCAAKSDESLPDNSTTSDEIKTICITKPIEIAKGKTDDALPPLTDKEQETTDLLEAERVYSHSTVDDKWGDKEKLVDETAPLPEVVQPKVENNTQNGADITQQSVDSAETEQDTIINVKTDAEEMLVDTVHHSTTDVEITDQPNCPTPQSYLNEQKRTTEADVSNEILKTDRSLLTKQPTEASDGVNIPKLQSKVEATTVEVSKHLPSPTSIDCHEFNLIPAVPSQDPVPDTHESSPKHVENSPHLKTENFHLNSSAQLQHLAPDSHDLSLKSFEQSQDLVGDPTKSASPSVTLHSSSNIFVPDVTDHSKETKKHKSKYTGIFRITKTMRRFMSSVGKPSKTHNEPEDVPVDEEVKFSTDNWVLADGNRKPTPRKEYKPTWCDEDAQNKIDLQEQPTTEADQKTTEKAELTVQPIDTELPKNNDQPYPNENWTLGNKEAVHTSPDDRKPEPNQQQEFLQVISSAPVVQQMNEFGNLQECAKDTRVELSHAEPDVRVKQIEFTETKLSLLDVPSSINKDQLVSDEDDQPEVVRDDIKPDSNIDGANMETPGKR